The Mangifera indica cultivar Alphonso chromosome 8, CATAS_Mindica_2.1, whole genome shotgun sequence genome has a window encoding:
- the LOC123222408 gene encoding peroxisome biogenesis protein 22-like isoform X2, producing MAESSREDLFQLIKRFGAYLTVKMSSFFSLNNLDSRSVGAIAGLALAIVFTWRMFRSPSGPQRRPPKRQAPTTSNSIASPQSNTTLIPVGISSPPEDLRAQNVVDEFFQPVKPTLGQVVRQKLSEGRKVTCRLLGVVLVESSPEEIQTQATVRSSVLEVLLEITKFCDLYLMERVLDDESEKKILVALENAGVFTSGGLVKDKVLFCSTEIGRSSFVRQLEPDWHVDTNLEIISQLARFIKYQLYVSPTRPERSASNVFSSPSLEQFFGCL from the exons ATGGCGGAGTCGTCTAGGGAAGACCTATTTCAGCTGATCAAACGTTTTGGAGCTTATCTCACTGTCAAGATGTCCAGTTTCTTCTCTCTCAACAACTTG GATTCACGATCAGTCGGGGCTATTGCAGGGCTTGCCCTTGCAATAGTCTTTACCTGGCGGATGTTTAGATCACCTAGTGGACCTCAAAGGAGGCCACCAAAACGACAAGCTCCTACAACCAGTAATTCAATTGCCAGCCCTCAGTCTAATACGACTCTGATACCTGTCGGAATTAGTTCACCACCTGAAGATTTAAGAGCACAAAATGTTGTCGATGAGTTCTTTCAACCAGTAAAG CCAACTTTGGGGCAAGTAGTTAGGCAGAAACTAAGTGAAGGAAGAAAG GTGACATGCCGTTTGCTTGGAGTAGTCCTTGTGGAAAGCAGTCCAGAGGAGATCCAG ACCCAAGCAACCGTGCGGTCATCTGTGCTGGAGGTTCTTTTGGAGATCACGAAGTTTTGCGATCTCTATCTTATGGAAAGAGTACTTGATGATGAAAGTGAA AAAAAGATTCTTGTGGCTTTGGAAAATGCAGGAGTTTTCACTTCAGGAGGTTTGGTGAAAGATAAG GTTCTCTTTTGTAGCACAGAGATAGGGCGGTCATCTTTTGTTCGGCAGCTGGAGCCAGATTGGCATGTTGACACAAATCTTGAAATCATTTCACAATTAGCT AGATTTATCAAATATCAACTCTATGTTTCGCCCACCAGACCTGAAAGAAGTGCTTCAAACGTTTTCAGTTCTCCGTCATTGGAACAGTTCTTTGGATGTTTATGA
- the LOC123222407 gene encoding SPX and EXS domain-containing protein 1-like isoform X3: MFGGLATVPSNSPHLRKSGSRPVFFDPVDEAGNNVEEGFSQTDANGVKVLGSPMNTVAVMPSPVLLWRFKVLLFFVWGFICCKVGWDSVMRMSADLRDLFLYEAFLYYNPLLLVTMMVWLWGVNLWVFSQANVNYTKIFDLDQDHLTHREIWKCATWMTIVVPSSMTAYLYLYSHGEVSLAASQPVLLYLAVVMILIFPFDIFYLSSRYFLLRTLWRIVLPLQAISFPDFFLADILTSMAKVFSDLERSVCRMVHRQVATIAWFEADSVCGSHSIAIPLVLVLPYLFRLFQCLRQYKDTKEKTTLFNALKYSTAVPVIFLSALKYHVFPERWTNFYRPLWLMSSVLNSSYSFYWDITRDWDLSCFTRIFKFSRSNVFSFLLYGRKWSID, from the exons ATGTTTGGAGGACTAGCAACTGTTCCTTCTAACAGTCCACATTTAAGGAAGTCTGGAAGTAGACCCGTCTTCTTTGATCCTG TTGATGAGGCAGGAAATAATGTTGAAGAAGGTTTCTCACAAACAGATGCAAACGGAGTGAAGGTCTTAGGATCACCCATGAATACTGTTGCAGTCATGCCATCTCCTGTACTATTATGGAGATTCAAG GTATTGTTATTCTTCGTTTGGGGTTTCATTTGCTGCAAG GTTGGATGGGATTCTGTTATGAGGATGAGTGCAGACTTGAGGGATCTTTTTCTGTATGAGgcatttttgtattataatcCTCTGCTTCTTGTG ACCATGATGGTTTGGCTCTGGGGAGtaaatttatgggttttttCCCAGGCCAATGtcaattatacaaaaatttttgaTCTTGATCAAGATCATCTTACTCACAGAGAAATATGGAAG TGTGCCACATGGATGACTATTGTTGTCCCAAGTAGCATGACGGCATATCTTTATCTATACTCACATGGAGAAGTGTCGTTGGCTGCTTCTCAACCA GTTCTTTTATATCTTGCTGTTgtgatgattttgatatttccatttgatattttttacttgTCATCCCGCTATTTCTTGCTAAGGACTCTTTGGCGGATAGTTCTCCCACTTCAG GCAATATCATTTCCTGACTTCTTCTTGGCTGATATCTTGACTTCCATGGCAAAG GTGTTCTCGGATTTGGAGCGTTCAGTGTGTCGAATGGTTCATCGGCAG GTTGCCACTATTGCTTGGTTTGAAGCTGATTCTGTTTGTGGCAGTCACTCCATTGCAATccctttagttttagttttgcCTTATCTATTCCGCTTGTTTCAGTGTCTTAGACAATACAAAGACACCAAGGAGAAGACAACTCTTTTCAATG CTTTAAAATATTCGACAGCAGTACCAGTGATTTTTCTTTCAGCCCTTAAATATCATGTCTTCCCTGAGAGGTGGACAAACTTTTATAGGCCCCTCTGGCTCATGTCTAGTGTTTTGAACTCTTCATACTCATTCTATTGGGATATAACCAGAGATTGGGACTTGAG TTGCTTCACTCGGATTTTTAAGTTCAGCAGATCGAATGTCTTCTCTTTCCTTCTGTATGGACGAAAATGG TCAATAGATTAG
- the LOC123222408 gene encoding peroxisome biogenesis protein 22-like isoform X1, whose protein sequence is MAESSREDLFQLIKRFGAYLTVKMSSFFSLNNLDSRSVGAIAGLALAIVFTWRMFRSPSGPQRRPPKRQAPTTSNSIASPQSNTTLIPVGISSPPEDLRAQNVVDEFFQPVKPTLGQVVRQKLSEGRKVTCRLLGVVLVESSPEEIQVTQATVRSSVLEVLLEITKFCDLYLMERVLDDESEKKILVALENAGVFTSGGLVKDKVLFCSTEIGRSSFVRQLEPDWHVDTNLEIISQLARFIKYQLYVSPTRPERSASNVFSSPSLEQFFGCL, encoded by the exons ATGGCGGAGTCGTCTAGGGAAGACCTATTTCAGCTGATCAAACGTTTTGGAGCTTATCTCACTGTCAAGATGTCCAGTTTCTTCTCTCTCAACAACTTG GATTCACGATCAGTCGGGGCTATTGCAGGGCTTGCCCTTGCAATAGTCTTTACCTGGCGGATGTTTAGATCACCTAGTGGACCTCAAAGGAGGCCACCAAAACGACAAGCTCCTACAACCAGTAATTCAATTGCCAGCCCTCAGTCTAATACGACTCTGATACCTGTCGGAATTAGTTCACCACCTGAAGATTTAAGAGCACAAAATGTTGTCGATGAGTTCTTTCAACCAGTAAAG CCAACTTTGGGGCAAGTAGTTAGGCAGAAACTAAGTGAAGGAAGAAAG GTGACATGCCGTTTGCTTGGAGTAGTCCTTGTGGAAAGCAGTCCAGAGGAGATCCAGGTG ACCCAAGCAACCGTGCGGTCATCTGTGCTGGAGGTTCTTTTGGAGATCACGAAGTTTTGCGATCTCTATCTTATGGAAAGAGTACTTGATGATGAAAGTGAA AAAAAGATTCTTGTGGCTTTGGAAAATGCAGGAGTTTTCACTTCAGGAGGTTTGGTGAAAGATAAG GTTCTCTTTTGTAGCACAGAGATAGGGCGGTCATCTTTTGTTCGGCAGCTGGAGCCAGATTGGCATGTTGACACAAATCTTGAAATCATTTCACAATTAGCT AGATTTATCAAATATCAACTCTATGTTTCGCCCACCAGACCTGAAAGAAGTGCTTCAAACGTTTTCAGTTCTCCGTCATTGGAACAGTTCTTTGGATGTTTATGA
- the LOC123222407 gene encoding SPX and EXS domain-containing protein 1-like isoform X1, which produces MFGGLATVPSNSPHLRKSGSRPVFFDPVDEAGNNVEEGFSQTDANGVKVLGSPMNTVAVMPSPVLLWRFKVLLFFVWGFICCKVGWDSVMRMSADLRDLFLYEAFLYYNPLLLVTMMVWLWGVNLWVFSQANVNYTKIFDLDQDHLTHREIWKCATWMTIVVPSSMTAYLYLYSHGEVSLAASQPVLLYLAVVMILIFPFDIFYLSSRYFLLRTLWRIVLPLQAISFPDFFLADILTSMAKVFSDLERSVCRMVHRQVATIAWFEADSVCGSHSIAIPLVLVLPYLFRLFQCLRQYKDTKEKTTLFNALKYSTAVPVIFLSALKYHVFPERWTNFYRPLWLMSSVLNSSYSFYWDITRDWDLSCFTRIFKFSRSNVFSFLLYGRKWVYVWVIGSNLILRCTWTYKLSAHLRHNYLTVFTITALEIFRRFQWAFFRVENEWNKMNSSKSNIQLAANDITTEDAKLLVSGDRNI; this is translated from the exons ATGTTTGGAGGACTAGCAACTGTTCCTTCTAACAGTCCACATTTAAGGAAGTCTGGAAGTAGACCCGTCTTCTTTGATCCTG TTGATGAGGCAGGAAATAATGTTGAAGAAGGTTTCTCACAAACAGATGCAAACGGAGTGAAGGTCTTAGGATCACCCATGAATACTGTTGCAGTCATGCCATCTCCTGTACTATTATGGAGATTCAAG GTATTGTTATTCTTCGTTTGGGGTTTCATTTGCTGCAAG GTTGGATGGGATTCTGTTATGAGGATGAGTGCAGACTTGAGGGATCTTTTTCTGTATGAGgcatttttgtattataatcCTCTGCTTCTTGTG ACCATGATGGTTTGGCTCTGGGGAGtaaatttatgggttttttCCCAGGCCAATGtcaattatacaaaaatttttgaTCTTGATCAAGATCATCTTACTCACAGAGAAATATGGAAG TGTGCCACATGGATGACTATTGTTGTCCCAAGTAGCATGACGGCATATCTTTATCTATACTCACATGGAGAAGTGTCGTTGGCTGCTTCTCAACCA GTTCTTTTATATCTTGCTGTTgtgatgattttgatatttccatttgatattttttacttgTCATCCCGCTATTTCTTGCTAAGGACTCTTTGGCGGATAGTTCTCCCACTTCAG GCAATATCATTTCCTGACTTCTTCTTGGCTGATATCTTGACTTCCATGGCAAAG GTGTTCTCGGATTTGGAGCGTTCAGTGTGTCGAATGGTTCATCGGCAG GTTGCCACTATTGCTTGGTTTGAAGCTGATTCTGTTTGTGGCAGTCACTCCATTGCAATccctttagttttagttttgcCTTATCTATTCCGCTTGTTTCAGTGTCTTAGACAATACAAAGACACCAAGGAGAAGACAACTCTTTTCAATG CTTTAAAATATTCGACAGCAGTACCAGTGATTTTTCTTTCAGCCCTTAAATATCATGTCTTCCCTGAGAGGTGGACAAACTTTTATAGGCCCCTCTGGCTCATGTCTAGTGTTTTGAACTCTTCATACTCATTCTATTGGGATATAACCAGAGATTGGGACTTGAG TTGCTTCACTCGGATTTTTAAGTTCAGCAGATCGAATGTCTTCTCTTTCCTTCTGTATGGACGAAAATGG GTATATGTTTGGGTGATAGGAAGCAATTTGATCTTGCGATGCACATGGACATACAAACTATCTGCTCATCTCCGGCATAATTATCTTACTGTTTTCACAATCACAGCCTTGGAGATATTCCGTCGCTTCCAATGGGCCTTTTTCCGTGTTGAAAACGAGTGGAATAAAATGAACTCCTCCAAGTCCAATATTCAGCTGGCTGCCAACGACATCACTACTGAAGATGCTAAATTACTTGTTTCCGGTGACCGCAACATATAG
- the LOC123222407 gene encoding SPX and EXS domain-containing protein 1-like isoform X2 produces MFGGLATVPSNSPHLRKSGSRPVFFDPVDEAGNNVEEGFSQTDANGVKVLGSPMNTVAVMPSPVLLWRFKVLLFFVWGFICCKVGWDSVMRMSADLRDLFLYEAFLYYNPLLLVTMMVWLWGVNLWVFSQANVNYTKIFDLDQDHLTHREIWKCATWMTIVVPSSMTAYLYLYSHGEVSLAASQPVLLYLAVVMILIFPFDIFYLSSRYFLLRTLWRIVLPLQAISFPDFFLADILTSMAKVFSDLERSVCRMVHRQVATIAWFEADSVCGSHSIAIPLVLVLPYLFRLFQCLRQYKDTKEKTTLFNALKYSTAVPVIFLSALKYHVFPERWTNFYRPLWLMSSVLNSSYSFYWDITRDWDLSCFTRIFKFSRSNVFSFLLYGRKWIRLLSLDA; encoded by the exons ATGTTTGGAGGACTAGCAACTGTTCCTTCTAACAGTCCACATTTAAGGAAGTCTGGAAGTAGACCCGTCTTCTTTGATCCTG TTGATGAGGCAGGAAATAATGTTGAAGAAGGTTTCTCACAAACAGATGCAAACGGAGTGAAGGTCTTAGGATCACCCATGAATACTGTTGCAGTCATGCCATCTCCTGTACTATTATGGAGATTCAAG GTATTGTTATTCTTCGTTTGGGGTTTCATTTGCTGCAAG GTTGGATGGGATTCTGTTATGAGGATGAGTGCAGACTTGAGGGATCTTTTTCTGTATGAGgcatttttgtattataatcCTCTGCTTCTTGTG ACCATGATGGTTTGGCTCTGGGGAGtaaatttatgggttttttCCCAGGCCAATGtcaattatacaaaaatttttgaTCTTGATCAAGATCATCTTACTCACAGAGAAATATGGAAG TGTGCCACATGGATGACTATTGTTGTCCCAAGTAGCATGACGGCATATCTTTATCTATACTCACATGGAGAAGTGTCGTTGGCTGCTTCTCAACCA GTTCTTTTATATCTTGCTGTTgtgatgattttgatatttccatttgatattttttacttgTCATCCCGCTATTTCTTGCTAAGGACTCTTTGGCGGATAGTTCTCCCACTTCAG GCAATATCATTTCCTGACTTCTTCTTGGCTGATATCTTGACTTCCATGGCAAAG GTGTTCTCGGATTTGGAGCGTTCAGTGTGTCGAATGGTTCATCGGCAG GTTGCCACTATTGCTTGGTTTGAAGCTGATTCTGTTTGTGGCAGTCACTCCATTGCAATccctttagttttagttttgcCTTATCTATTCCGCTTGTTTCAGTGTCTTAGACAATACAAAGACACCAAGGAGAAGACAACTCTTTTCAATG CTTTAAAATATTCGACAGCAGTACCAGTGATTTTTCTTTCAGCCCTTAAATATCATGTCTTCCCTGAGAGGTGGACAAACTTTTATAGGCCCCTCTGGCTCATGTCTAGTGTTTTGAACTCTTCATACTCATTCTATTGGGATATAACCAGAGATTGGGACTTGAG TTGCTTCACTCGGATTTTTAAGTTCAGCAGATCGAATGTCTTCTCTTTCCTTCTGTATGGACGAAAATGG ATTAGACTCCTTTCCTTGGATGCATGA